One window of Populus nigra chromosome 5, ddPopNigr1.1, whole genome shotgun sequence genomic DNA carries:
- the LOC133693293 gene encoding transcription initiation factor IIA subunit 2, protein MATFELYRRSTIGMCLTETLDDMVQNGTLSPELAFQVLVQFDKSMTEALETKVKSKVSIKGHLHTYRFCDNVWTFILQDAMFKNEDTQENVGRVKIVACDSKLLTQ, encoded by the exons ATGGCGACGTTTGAGCTGTATAGAAGATCGACGATCGGGATGTGCTTGACGGAGACTCTTGATGATATGGTTCAAAACGGTACTCTCAGTCCTGAGCTAGCCTTCCAGGTTCTTGTTCAGTTTGATAAG tccATGACTGAAGCTTTGGAAACAAAAGTGAAGAGCAAAGTCTCAATTAAG GGACATCTGCATACCTACAGATTCTGCGACAATGTTTGGACCTTCATTTTACAGGATGCTATGTTTAAGAATGAGGACACGCAGGAGAATGTTGGGCGGGTTAAAATAGTGGCATGCGACTCAAAGCTGCTTACGCAATGA
- the LOC133693788 gene encoding uncharacterized protein LOC133693788 isoform X2, with protein sequence MAWTATFLLKVFESFFYILSWPSFTLVCPLYASFLAVKSDSCSKNQQCLTFWVLFALFTILEQALSKLLLWLPFWPYVKGVATVLLVIPYFGGASYIYMYFVRPYLSENSMKWINLSLPRNNCFPSSMHNDFVDVADTDMTGDGHEELEKSVFQIFEPNHDIVEEEIAGPTSPKKVQKEWSCALCLFSTSSEILLKKHFQGKEHETNEENLRAEELARDTSKSLLTAKRKPRMVFLGNLANLETWSDLLGPVARSIRWCQWKRPDFGWIKLNTDGSIDSENAGIGGLFRDYKGNAICGFVSKASGHDIFLVELWAIWRGLVLALNLRIQVVWVESDSLSVVNTINRQQPYSGKADACLKQIWLLLKKFKKYKVSHSWRETNRAADYLAKMVVERDVVLWPADFPTSLNNIIKDDAEGMVYCRR encoded by the exons ATGGCTTGGACAGCTACTTTTCTccttaaagtttttgaaagctTCTTTTACATTCTCTCCTG GCCTTCGTTTACTCTCGTCTGTCCCTT GTATGCTTCATTTTTGGCGGTGAAGAGTGATTCCTGCTCCAAGAATCAGCAATGCCTTACTTTCTGGGTTTTATTTGCTCTTTTTACAATATTGGAGCAGGCACTTTCCAAGCTTTTATTATG GCTTCCATTCTGGCCCTATGTGAAAGGTGTAGCAACTGTCTTGCTAGTGATACCTTATTTTGGTGGTGCTTCTTATATTTACATGTACTTTGTGAGACCTTATTTATCTGAGAACTCAATGAAATGGATCAACTTATCCCTGCCGAGGAATAATTGTTTCCCATCATCGATGCATAACGACTTTGTTGACGTGGCTGACACAGACATGACCGGGGATGGGCATGAAGAATTGGAAAAATCCGTTTTCCAG ATATTCGAGCCCAATCATGACATTGTGGAGGAGGAAATTGCTGGGCCAACAAGTCCAAAGAAAGTTCAAAAGGAGTGGAGCTGTGCTCTTTGTCTGTTCAGCACTTCCAGTGaaattcttttgaagaaacacTTTCAAGGGAAGGAACACGAGACTAATGAAGAAAATCTACGTGCAGAAGAACTGGCGAGGGACACTTCCAAGTCTCTTCTTACAGCAAAGAGAAAACCTAGGATGGTTTTTCTTGGGAACCTGGCCAATCTTGAAACATGGAGCGACCTCCTAGGCCCTGTTGCTAGATCAATTAGATGGTGTCAATGGAAAAGGCCAGATTTTGgatggattaaattaaataccGATGGATCCATAGATAGTGAGAATGCTGGTATTGGTGGCTTGTTCCGTGATTACAAGGGTAACGCAATATGCGGTTTTGTATCTAAAGCTTCTGGACATGATATATTCTTGGTTGAATTGTGGGCTATATGGAGAGGTCTAGTTCTTGCCTTGAATCTGCGCATTCAAGTAGTTTGGGTTGAGTCTGATTCACTGAGTGTTGTGAATACCATTAACAGGCAGCAGCCTTACAGTGGGAAGGCTGATGCTTGCTTGAAGCAGATCTGGCTTCTTTTAAAGAAGTTCAAGAAGTACAAGGTTTCTCACTCATGGCGAGAAACTAATAGAGCAGCTGATTATCTTGCAAAGATGGTTGTTGAGAGAGATGTAGTTTTGTGGCCTGCTGATTTTCCTACTAGCCTTAACAACATTATCAAGGATGATGCCGAAGGAATGGTATATTGTAGACGGTAA
- the LOC133693788 gene encoding uncharacterized protein LOC133693788 isoform X1, translated as MAWTATFLLKVFESFFYILSWPSFTLVCPLYASFLAVKSDSCSKNQQCLTFWVLFALFTILEQALSKLLLWLPFWPYVKGVATVLLVIPYFGGASYIYMYFVRPYLSENSMKWINLSLPRNNCFPSSMHNDFVDVADTDMTGDGHEELEKSVFQQIFEPNHDIVEEEIAGPTSPKKVQKEWSCALCLFSTSSEILLKKHFQGKEHETNEENLRAEELARDTSKSLLTAKRKPRMVFLGNLANLETWSDLLGPVARSIRWCQWKRPDFGWIKLNTDGSIDSENAGIGGLFRDYKGNAICGFVSKASGHDIFLVELWAIWRGLVLALNLRIQVVWVESDSLSVVNTINRQQPYSGKADACLKQIWLLLKKFKKYKVSHSWRETNRAADYLAKMVVERDVVLWPADFPTSLNNIIKDDAEGMVYCRR; from the exons ATGGCTTGGACAGCTACTTTTCTccttaaagtttttgaaagctTCTTTTACATTCTCTCCTG GCCTTCGTTTACTCTCGTCTGTCCCTT GTATGCTTCATTTTTGGCGGTGAAGAGTGATTCCTGCTCCAAGAATCAGCAATGCCTTACTTTCTGGGTTTTATTTGCTCTTTTTACAATATTGGAGCAGGCACTTTCCAAGCTTTTATTATG GCTTCCATTCTGGCCCTATGTGAAAGGTGTAGCAACTGTCTTGCTAGTGATACCTTATTTTGGTGGTGCTTCTTATATTTACATGTACTTTGTGAGACCTTATTTATCTGAGAACTCAATGAAATGGATCAACTTATCCCTGCCGAGGAATAATTGTTTCCCATCATCGATGCATAACGACTTTGTTGACGTGGCTGACACAGACATGACCGGGGATGGGCATGAAGAATTGGAAAAATCCGTTTTCCAG CAGATATTCGAGCCCAATCATGACATTGTGGAGGAGGAAATTGCTGGGCCAACAAGTCCAAAGAAAGTTCAAAAGGAGTGGAGCTGTGCTCTTTGTCTGTTCAGCACTTCCAGTGaaattcttttgaagaaacacTTTCAAGGGAAGGAACACGAGACTAATGAAGAAAATCTACGTGCAGAAGAACTGGCGAGGGACACTTCCAAGTCTCTTCTTACAGCAAAGAGAAAACCTAGGATGGTTTTTCTTGGGAACCTGGCCAATCTTGAAACATGGAGCGACCTCCTAGGCCCTGTTGCTAGATCAATTAGATGGTGTCAATGGAAAAGGCCAGATTTTGgatggattaaattaaataccGATGGATCCATAGATAGTGAGAATGCTGGTATTGGTGGCTTGTTCCGTGATTACAAGGGTAACGCAATATGCGGTTTTGTATCTAAAGCTTCTGGACATGATATATTCTTGGTTGAATTGTGGGCTATATGGAGAGGTCTAGTTCTTGCCTTGAATCTGCGCATTCAAGTAGTTTGGGTTGAGTCTGATTCACTGAGTGTTGTGAATACCATTAACAGGCAGCAGCCTTACAGTGGGAAGGCTGATGCTTGCTTGAAGCAGATCTGGCTTCTTTTAAAGAAGTTCAAGAAGTACAAGGTTTCTCACTCATGGCGAGAAACTAATAGAGCAGCTGATTATCTTGCAAAGATGGTTGTTGAGAGAGATGTAGTTTTGTGGCCTGCTGATTTTCCTACTAGCCTTAACAACATTATCAAGGATGATGCCGAAGGAATGGTATATTGTAGACGGTAA
- the LOC133693580 gene encoding uncharacterized protein LOC133693580: MEAATKEEQIQVKEKEAPQLATVLKEIKEGLDIVRNKVQALTAKVKTNNFPTTEGISYLEAKHLLLLSYCQSLVFYLIRKAKGLSIEKHPVVRSLVEIRLFLEKIRMIDKKLEYQIQKLIRDAGSTRDQVDVSENESKASKKPEDNLKYRPNPDLLESKTDMLAQNGGVYRPPKIAPMIMEDDKMSKQERNALRRQKETLRKAKHGFMKELIDDMEDRPAEVKEYAGLDSWESQRYVEQFEDRARQEEELFTRVPLTKKEKRKQKDLKKSRNGLLGLTDGFNDEIKTLPLDDDTNEQTTTISNGSSAMGKLKKRKRTY; this comes from the exons ATGGAGGCGGCTACCAAAGAAGAACAGATTCAAGTCAAAGAAAA GGAAGCTCCACAGTTAGCTACGGtgttgaaagaaataaaagaaggatTGGATATAGTGAGGAATAAAGTTCAAGCCTTAACTGCCAAG GTAAAAACGAATAATTTTCCGACTACGGAAGGGATAAGCTACCTTGAAGCTAAACATTTACTGCTACTAAGTTATTGCCAATCactggttttttatttgatacgCAAGGCAAAAGGTTTGTCAATTGAGAAACATCCTGTAGTTCGTAGCCTTGTGGAGATAAGGTTGTTTTTGGAGAAG ATCCGGATGATTgataaaaaacttgaatatcaaattcaaaagcTCATAAGGGATGCCGGTTCTACAAGAGATCAAGTAGATGTGAGCGAAAACGAATCTAAGGCATCTAAGAAACCAGAGGATAATTTGAAATATAGACCAAACCCAGACTTGCTTGAAAGCAAAACTGATATGCTGGCTCAG AATGGTGGTGTTTATCGACCACCCAAAATTGCCCCCATGATTATGGAGGACGATAAGATGTCAAAACAGGAAAGAAATGCTCTGAGAAGGCAGAAAGAGACTCTTCGAAAAGCTAAACATGGTTTTATGAAAGAACTGATAGATGATATGGAGGATAGACCCGCTGAG GTTAAAGAATATGCTGGACTCGATAGTTGGGAATCCCAGAGATATGTGGAACAGTTTGAAGATCGAGCACGACAAGAAGAAGAGCTATTTACACGGGTTCCTCTGACCAAGAAGGAGAAAAGGAAGCAAAAGGATTTGAAGAAGTCAAGAAATGG GTTGCTTGGTTTGACTGATGGattcaatgatgaaatcaaaaccTTACCCTTGGATGATGATACAAATGAGCAGACAACAACCATCAGTAATGGCAGCAGTGCAATGGGAAAACTAAAGAAGCGCAAG AGGACGTATTAA